A genome region from Candidatus Rokuibacteriota bacterium includes the following:
- a CDS encoding UDP-N-acetylmuramoyl-L-alanine--D-glutamate ligase translates to MVGEEVEVRGTAYREWLGGKRVTVVGLGRSGVAAAQLLARLRARVTATDAKPLAALGTDVRGLEALGIHLYAGGHPPGAFSGAELIVVSPGVPAAHPVLAGVRARGVPIVGELELAWRAMDSPVIAITGTNGKTTTTALVGALLKDQVRPVLVGGNIGTPLAAHALDFPADGIVVAEVSSFQLETIETFRPRVAAVLNLTPDHLDRHGSFAAYVAAKVRIFENQTEADCAVLNFDDPAAAALAARTKSTVIFFSRQHRLERGVFCHEGWIVARLNGRVETICPLDEIFLRGEHNVENVLAATACVLWTGMAAPAIRRAIAAFRAVPHRLEWVRDIRGVAYYNDSKGTNVASTLKALESFTEPVILIAGGRGKGQDFTPLAEAARGRVCLAVLMGEDREKIREALAAAAVPSLSAGSMDEAVRLASADARPGNVVLLSPACASFDMFENFEHRGEAFRTAVLALGVPAREGSR, encoded by the coding sequence ATGGTGGGCGAAGAGGTCGAGGTGAGAGGGACGGCGTACCGTGAGTGGCTTGGGGGGAAGCGGGTCACGGTCGTGGGACTCGGCCGAAGCGGCGTTGCCGCCGCCCAGCTCCTCGCGCGGCTCCGTGCCCGCGTGACGGCCACGGACGCCAAACCGCTGGCAGCCCTCGGGACCGACGTGCGGGGCCTCGAGGCGCTGGGTATTCACCTCTACGCGGGCGGCCATCCGCCGGGCGCGTTCAGCGGCGCCGAGCTCATCGTGGTGAGCCCCGGCGTTCCCGCCGCCCATCCGGTCCTCGCCGGCGTGAGAGCCCGCGGGGTCCCGATCGTCGGCGAGCTCGAGCTGGCCTGGCGCGCCATGGATTCCCCGGTGATCGCGATCACCGGCACGAACGGCAAGACGACGACGACGGCGCTGGTCGGCGCGCTGCTCAAGGACCAGGTCCGCCCCGTCCTCGTCGGCGGCAACATCGGGACGCCGCTGGCGGCCCACGCCCTGGACTTCCCGGCCGACGGGATCGTGGTGGCCGAGGTCTCCAGCTTTCAGCTCGAAACCATCGAGACCTTTCGCCCGCGCGTCGCCGCGGTTCTCAACCTGACGCCTGACCACCTGGACCGTCACGGGAGCTTCGCGGCCTACGTGGCGGCCAAGGTCCGGATCTTCGAGAACCAGACCGAGGCGGACTGTGCCGTGCTGAACTTCGACGACCCCGCCGCGGCCGCGCTCGCGGCCCGCACGAAGAGCACGGTGATCTTCTTCAGCCGCCAGCACCGGCTGGAGCGGGGCGTCTTCTGCCATGAGGGTTGGATCGTCGCCCGGCTGAACGGCCGCGTGGAGACGATCTGCCCCCTCGACGAGATCTTTCTCCGCGGGGAGCACAACGTCGAGAATGTCCTGGCGGCGACCGCCTGTGTCCTCTGGACCGGGATGGCGGCGCCGGCGATCCGCCGGGCCATCGCCGCCTTCCGGGCGGTTCCGCACCGGCTCGAGTGGGTCCGGGACATCCGGGGCGTGGCCTACTACAACGATTCGAAGGGGACCAACGTGGCGTCCACGCTGAAGGCCCTGGAGAGCTTCACCGAGCCGGTCATCCTGATCGCCGGCGGCCGCGGCAAGGGCCAGGACTTCACCCCGCTCGCCGAGGCTGCCCGCGGGCGGGTCTGCCTGGCGGTCCTGATGGGCGAGGATCGGGAGAAGATCCGGGAAGCGCTCGCCGCCGCGGCGGTCCCGTCGCTTTCGGCTGGCTCGATGGACGAGGCGGTGAGGCTGGCCAGTGCCGATGCGCGGCCGGGCAACGTGGTGCTGCTTTCCCCGGCCTGCGCGTCGTTCGACATGTTCGAGAACTTCGAGCATCGCGGCGAAGCCTTCAGGACAGCG
- the mraY gene encoding phospho-N-acetylmuramoyl-pentapeptide-transferase (First step of the lipid cycle reactions in the biosynthesis of the cell wall peptidoglycan), producing FKLTGRRVFRMAPLHHHYELAGWQEPKIIVRFWIISFALALLALTTLKLR from the coding sequence TTCAAGCTCACCGGCCGGCGGGTCTTCCGCATGGCGCCGCTCCACCATCACTACGAGCTGGCCGGGTGGCAGGAGCCGAAGATCATCGTGCGCTTCTGGATCATCTCCTTCGCCCTGGCGCTCTTGGCCCTGACGACGTTGAAGCTGAGGTAG